Proteins from a single region of Butyrivibrio fibrisolvens:
- a CDS encoding transketolase — protein MNFNYSEIENHARNMRKLILDMGRHAGGHAAHMGGALSITDVMAVLYFGVMNTKDIGMESEERDRCILSKGHSSLGLYSALIEAGLMDESLKDTFEDDYSDLLGHPVQNRSIGIEFTNGSLGMGLSIGIGVAIACRRKNLNNHVYVVLGDGECNEGSVWEGFMSAPKFKLNNLIAIIDCNKFQLSGATEDVMPLLSMKDKLSAFGWETREIDGHDIKALCTALDPDNSSAKPLAVILNTVKGKGFSFSENDNSWHHAVVTQKAYDQGLSELGFGD, from the coding sequence ATGAACTTCAATTATTCTGAAATTGAGAATCATGCCAGAAATATGAGAAAACTGATACTTGATATGGGCAGACATGCTGGTGGGCATGCAGCGCATATGGGCGGAGCATTGTCTATTACTGATGTTATGGCAGTGCTCTATTTTGGTGTGATGAATACTAAAGATATTGGAATGGAATCTGAAGAAAGAGACAGATGTATTCTGAGTAAAGGGCATTCATCACTTGGGCTTTATTCGGCACTTATCGAGGCAGGACTTATGGATGAGTCACTTAAAGATACCTTCGAAGATGATTATAGTGATCTATTGGGACATCCTGTACAAAATAGGAGTATTGGAATTGAATTTACTAATGGATCGCTTGGAATGGGGCTTTCAATTGGTATAGGTGTTGCAATTGCCTGTAGAAGAAAAAATCTAAACAATCATGTGTATGTAGTTTTGGGTGATGGTGAATGTAACGAAGGTTCTGTTTGGGAAGGGTTCATGTCTGCTCCAAAATTTAAATTGAATAATCTTATTGCGATTATTGATTGTAATAAATTTCAGCTAAGTGGAGCAACAGAGGATGTAATGCCGCTTCTAAGTATGAAAGATAAATTATCAGCATTTGGCTGGGAGACAAGAGAAATTGATGGACATGATATCAAGGCTTTATGTACTGCTCTTGATCCAGATAATAGTTCAGCTAAACCTCTTGCTGTTATCTTAAATACGGTTAAAGGTAAAGGTTTTTCATTTTCAGAAAATGATAATTCCTGGCATCACGCAGTGGTAACTCAAAAGGCATATGATCAGGGATTATCGGAACTTGGATTTGGAGACTAA
- a CDS encoding transketolase C-terminal domain-containing protein, producing the protein MEYNKKNAKRWSIVGQRPTFGSAVTEFAKENANIIAVIADVTNSAGLGTMERELSDQVINVGIAEQNMMGIATGLSSEGYTVFTSTFAPFQSMRCLEQIRVNQGYMHQKVIMAGLAGGVAYGELGFTHCTIEDVSIMRSIPNVAVVTPADCTEVVKIVEAAISYKDSVYIRLMDKTGIPIVYEDDYEFEIGKAVPIIESGEITILANGPVVHHAINAARKYAEDKGISVAVYDFHTVKPVDVELLIKLQKTTQAILTVEEHSIVGGLGGSVAEACSEISKSVPIFKLGFDDEYPHGALHETLLKDYHLDENGIYDKLDLIVRKIGL; encoded by the coding sequence ATGGAATATAACAAAAAGAATGCAAAAAGATGGTCGATCGTAGGTCAGAGACCGACTTTTGGAAGTGCAGTTACAGAATTTGCAAAAGAAAACGCCAATATAATAGCGGTGATCGCTGATGTTACCAATTCTGCAGGGCTTGGTACGATGGAACGGGAACTTTCTGATCAGGTTATAAATGTTGGAATTGCCGAGCAGAATATGATGGGGATTGCTACAGGATTGTCTAGCGAAGGGTATACGGTTTTTACGTCTACTTTTGCGCCATTTCAGTCCATGCGCTGTCTTGAACAGATACGTGTAAATCAGGGATATATGCACCAAAAAGTTATTATGGCAGGTCTTGCAGGTGGTGTTGCATATGGAGAACTTGGATTTACACACTGCACAATAGAAGATGTTTCAATAATGAGATCAATTCCAAATGTGGCAGTTGTAACACCTGCTGACTGTACAGAGGTCGTAAAAATAGTAGAGGCAGCAATCAGCTATAAAGACTCTGTATACATAAGACTTATGGATAAAACAGGTATCCCTATCGTATATGAAGATGATTATGAATTTGAGATAGGTAAGGCTGTTCCTATAATTGAGTCAGGCGAGATAACAATTCTTGCAAACGGCCCTGTTGTTCACCATGCAATAAATGCAGCAAGAAAGTATGCTGAAGATAAAGGCATATCGGTTGCGGTATACGATTTCCATACAGTAAAACCTGTAGATGTTGAGCTTCTAATAAAGTTGCAGAAAACCACCCAGGCTATCTTGACTGTGGAAGAGCATAGTATCGTAGGCGGACTTGGAGGCTCTGTAGCAGAGGCTTGCTCTGAAATAAGTAAAAGTGTACCGATATTTAAATTGGGTTTTGATGATGAGTATCCTCATGGGGCTCTTCATGAAACACTTTTAAAAGACTATCATCTTGATGAAAATGGTATATATGACAAATTAGATCTGATCGTCAGAAAGATAGGCCTTTAA
- a CDS encoding nitroreductase family protein translates to MNREIDTDKCIGCGKCVEDCISGYIVLVDTEDGKKKAAFKERGRCLECGHCNAICPQRAISGGKLLEAVYEKDDFLNIMSNKRTIRKYIKGGKISEDVLQRIILAGQSAPTDRNRKSARIIFVKEKLVEIYNEALDYLVEKVSKTGSINPLYSSTMRLDAKREEVLWNAEYLVVFIGNKSSLVDAAIAAERMQLEAAALRVGTGYRGDMKEAINNVDDIKEMLGVKNNEEALICFAMGIPDIRYLQPAVKANRKVEYL, encoded by the coding sequence ATGAACAGAGAGATTGATACTGATAAGTGCATAGGATGCGGTAAGTGCGTTGAGGATTGCATAAGCGGCTATATAGTTCTTGTAGATACAGAAGATGGAAAAAAGAAAGCTGCATTTAAGGAACGCGGAAGATGCCTTGAATGCGGCCATTGCAATGCCATCTGCCCACAAAGAGCAATAAGTGGGGGAAAACTGTTAGAGGCAGTTTATGAAAAAGATGACTTTCTCAATATCATGTCTAATAAGAGAACTATCAGAAAGTATATTAAGGGTGGAAAGATATCAGAAGATGTACTCCAGAGAATAATATTGGCCGGGCAGAGTGCTCCTACGGATAGAAACCGAAAGTCTGCCAGGATTATATTTGTAAAAGAAAAGCTTGTAGAAATATATAATGAGGCACTTGATTATCTGGTTGAGAAAGTTTCCAAGACTGGAAGTATAAATCCTTTATATTCATCAACCATGAGACTGGATGCAAAACGAGAAGAAGTGTTATGGAATGCAGAGTATCTGGTTGTTTTTATTGGTAATAAGTCAAGCCTGGTAGATGCTGCTATTGCGGCTGAAAGGATGCAGCTTGAGGCAGCGGCCTTGAGAGTTGGAACAGGATATAGGGGAGATATGAAGGAAGCTATTAACAATGTAGATGATATCAAAGAAATGCTTGGGGTAAAAAATAATGAAGAGGCATTGATCTGTTTTGCCATGGGTATTCCGGATATAAGGTACTTGCAACCGGCTGTAAAGGCTAATAGAAAAGTTGAGTATCTATGA
- the rfbF gene encoding glucose-1-phosphate cytidylyltransferase — translation MKVVILAGGFGTRISEESHLKPKPMIEIGDMPILWHIMKIYSHYGFNEFIICAGYKQRQIKEWFADYFMNTSDVTFDYTSENGSITYHDKSVEPWKVTVVNTGLNTQTGGRIKRVQKYIGQEPFMLSYGDGVADINIPELIKFHRLHHSICTLSMYNYGQHKGVVEVSGDGMIEAFREKSDDDSELINIGFMILEPEIFNYIKDDDTAFEKEPMEALVEEKKLAGYVHTGYWQCMDTLREKNQIEQLWNDGNAPWKIWED, via the coding sequence ATGAAGGTCGTAATCCTGGCTGGCGGATTTGGAACCAGAATATCCGAAGAATCGCATTTAAAACCAAAACCAATGATAGAAATCGGCGATATGCCGATACTTTGGCACATTATGAAAATTTATTCTCATTATGGTTTTAATGAGTTTATTATCTGTGCCGGTTATAAGCAAAGACAAATAAAAGAATGGTTTGCGGATTATTTTATGAATACCTCTGATGTTACCTTTGATTACACTAGCGAAAACGGTAGCATCACTTATCATGATAAAAGTGTTGAACCATGGAAAGTTACTGTGGTTAATACAGGGCTTAATACGCAGACAGGCGGACGAATAAAACGGGTACAAAAGTATATAGGGCAAGAGCCTTTTATGCTTTCTTATGGTGATGGAGTAGCTGATATTAATATTCCAGAGCTTATTAAGTTCCACAGATTACACCATAGTATATGTACACTTTCTATGTATAATTATGGGCAGCATAAGGGCGTAGTAGAAGTATCCGGAGATGGGATGATCGAAGCATTTCGTGAAAAATCTGATGACGATAGTGAACTGATCAATATCGGATTTATGATATTAGAGCCTGAGATTTTTAATTATATTAAAGATGATGATACTGCTTTTGAAAAAGAACCGATGGAGGCTTTGGTAGAAGAGAAAAAGCTTGCAGGGTATGTTCATACAGGTTATTGGCAATGCATGGATACGCTTAGAGAAAAGAACCAGATTGAGCAGTTATGGAATGATGGCAATGCTCCGTGGAAGATATGGGAGGATTAG
- a CDS encoding NAD(P)-dependent oxidoreductase, whose amino-acid sequence MKKALVTGANGFVGAAVCKQLALKNYEVIAVIRNQASDISRLAGIPDIRMVYCDLSDIKNLHHVIADRDVDYTYHFAWTGSSGSLRSNYRVQTDCVKYTCDVVKACSEIGCKRFIFAGSIMEYEIQNAVKNEGKLSANTVYSSAKLAADNMARAISNDLGVEYICGIISNIYGPGEKSPRLVNSTIRKLLKGEHCKFSSGEQLYDFIYIDDAARAFTVIGEKGTNNRSYYIGTNPRKLKEYLQLIKDVINPDILLGFGELPDPITTLSYSEFDVCALENEFDFDSNISFKEGIEATVRYIKENIYEQT is encoded by the coding sequence ATGAAGAAAGCTCTTGTTACTGGGGCAAATGGATTTGTAGGAGCAGCTGTTTGTAAACAGCTTGCTTTAAAAAACTATGAAGTCATAGCTGTTATTAGGAACCAAGCGTCTGATATATCAAGATTGGCAGGAATTCCTGATATTAGAATGGTTTATTGTGATTTGTCAGATATCAAGAATCTACATCATGTAATTGCTGACAGAGATGTAGATTATACGTACCATTTCGCATGGACAGGAAGTTCAGGATCTCTTAGAAGTAATTATCGTGTTCAGACTGACTGCGTAAAGTATACTTGTGACGTGGTAAAAGCGTGTAGCGAAATAGGATGTAAACGCTTTATTTTTGCCGGTAGCATTATGGAATATGAGATTCAAAACGCTGTCAAAAATGAAGGTAAGTTATCTGCAAATACAGTATATTCAAGTGCTAAGCTTGCTGCTGATAACATGGCCCGCGCTATATCAAATGACCTGGGAGTAGAGTATATATGCGGCATTATATCTAATATCTATGGCCCAGGGGAAAAAAGTCCAAGGCTTGTTAATTCAACTATAAGAAAACTTCTAAAAGGCGAGCACTGTAAGTTTTCAAGCGGAGAGCAATTATATGATTTTATATACATAGACGATGCGGCCAGGGCTTTTACTGTTATTGGTGAGAAAGGAACTAATAACAGATCATACTACATCGGTACTAATCCTCGAAAGTTAAAAGAATATCTACAACTGATAAAAGATGTGATAAATCCTGATATACTACTTGGATTTGGTGAACTTCCGGATCCTATTACAACTCTTTCATATTCTGAATTTGATGTTTGTGCATTGGAAAATGAATTTGATTTTGACTCAAATATTTCTTTCAAAGAAGGAATTGAAGCAACGGTTAGATATATCAAGGAGAATATATATGAGCAAACTTGA
- the rfbC gene encoding dTDP-4-dehydrorhamnose 3,5-epimerase, with translation MSKLDFSELELPGAYAITNFFFQDNRGSFIKSFDKVIYNECGIDFNINETFVSVSIQNVIRGLHFQLRNPQAKLVCVLKGKAWDVIVDLRRNSPTYKKWISIDLRSDGRNAVYVPKGFAHGFVALADDTTMLYQCDGDYDIETDTGILYNDKTIGITWPIDTRKGVFSDRDLRLMTFEEFEKKAIEYGFGE, from the coding sequence ATGAGCAAACTTGATTTTTCTGAATTGGAACTTCCTGGGGCATATGCGATTACAAACTTTTTTTTCCAAGATAATAGAGGGAGTTTTATAAAAAGTTTTGACAAAGTAATATATAACGAATGTGGAATAGATTTTAATATTAACGAAACGTTTGTTTCTGTGTCGATTCAGAATGTTATACGTGGGCTTCATTTTCAGCTGAGAAATCCGCAGGCTAAACTTGTATGTGTACTAAAAGGTAAGGCTTGGGATGTGATTGTTGATCTTAGAAGAAACAGTCCAACTTATAAAAAATGGATAAGTATAGATTTAAGGAGTGATGGCAGAAATGCAGTATATGTCCCCAAAGGATTTGCACATGGTTTTGTGGCATTAGCAGATGATACCACAATGCTGTATCAATGCGACGGGGACTATGATATAGAGACAGATACGGGGATATTGTACAATGACAAGACTATTGGAATTACATGGCCGATAGATACGAGAAAAGGTGTCTTTTCTGACAGAGATTTGAGACTGATGACTTTTGAAGAATTTGAGAAGAAGGCGATTGAATATGGATTTGGAGAATAA
- a CDS encoding glycosyltransferase, translated as MDLENKPLVSILIPTHERPHYFALALASAVNQTYDNIEIIISDNSSGDETQKLVEEFKKTYKNIKYFHTPDLPMWDNWQKCWDNMSDDAQYINFLMDDDLFAPNKIEYMAAQFLSNPDISLVTSYRKLIDKDGNFLEDKDFNASPFTDKLLHVKGYEAGLHFLLTGKNWIGEPTTVLFNREYTDGFFKGWVGDEKYLILDYPLWLRLLEKGDMIYINEPLSFFRLHDENDQKDFRTIVKGSVSMALTIKNAWNNKKYLDSPDKLHVSQFHWIREATLIIANCYEDHYKGEEFDDLLLAYKDMCERYIEKEPDKLSFHF; from the coding sequence ATGGATTTGGAGAATAAGCCGTTAGTATCTATACTTATACCTACTCACGAAAGACCTCATTATTTTGCTCTTGCACTTGCCAGTGCTGTAAATCAGACCTATGACAATATTGAAATCATTATTTCCGATAATAGTAGTGGAGATGAGACGCAGAAGCTTGTAGAAGAATTTAAAAAGACCTATAAAAATATCAAATATTTTCATACTCCTGATCTTCCTATGTGGGATAACTGGCAGAAATGTTGGGACAATATGTCAGATGATGCGCAATATATCAATTTCCTGATGGATGATGATCTTTTTGCTCCAAATAAGATTGAATATATGGCAGCTCAGTTTTTGAGTAATCCTGATATTTCTTTAGTAACATCATATAGAAAGCTTATTGATAAGGATGGGAATTTTCTGGAAGATAAAGATTTTAATGCTTCTCCATTTACAGATAAGCTTTTACATGTAAAGGGATATGAAGCCGGTTTACATTTTTTGCTTACTGGAAAGAATTGGATAGGAGAGCCGACAACAGTTTTGTTTAATAGAGAATATACTGACGGCTTTTTTAAAGGCTGGGTAGGAGATGAAAAATATCTGATTCTTGATTATCCATTGTGGCTACGATTACTTGAAAAAGGGGACATGATATATATTAACGAGCCGCTTAGCTTTTTTAGATTGCACGATGAAAATGATCAAAAGGATTTTAGGACAATAGTTAAGGGATCTGTATCTATGGCACTTACGATCAAGAATGCATGGAACAATAAAAAGTATCTGGATAGTCCTGATAAATTGCATGTTTCACAATTTCATTGGATAAGAGAAGCAACCTTGATCATTGCTAATTGTTATGAAGACCACTATAAAGGTGAAGAATTTGATGATCTACTTTTGGCATACAAAGATATGTGTGAACGTTATATTGAAAAAGAACCTGATAAGCTGAGTTTTCATTTTTAG
- a CDS encoding glycosyltransferase family protein: MASNRKIAFIICTNNKIQFDECKLYIDKLIVPDGYETELIPIYGAVSMTSGYNSAMAETDARYKIYMHQDVYIINKYFLLNIIDIFNKDDSIGMIGMIGSTHIPHSAVMWLGDRVGNFRSWPIGNFEHERITEDSIIHEVESIDGFMMVTRVDMPWRSDIFDGWDFYDVSQSFEIRKEGYKIVVPEQLSTWCVHDDGVIMSLWNYDRYRRKLIDSYSNMIPVAGEQDPEYKAYLEIIRTYSDNTADMLGMLGSIIEKISDIIGSHEAGAFSTICDALKDKDNLLRASSRLTQIQLLGSCVHQEYAMKLPTFIDDVSNIDEFEDKLLVLKLMLRRIELSSLVTSEEEVMEAYAFICDSHISPFSILTMLYSHISIYVERENIMLSIASNMIEKGDVSGAFVALSLIPDPSVETRQLLDEFRKT, from the coding sequence ATGGCAAGCAATAGGAAAATCGCTTTCATAATTTGCACCAATAATAAGATACAATTCGATGAATGCAAGCTATATATAGATAAGCTTATAGTCCCCGATGGCTATGAGACAGAGCTTATTCCTATATATGGCGCTGTTTCTATGACTTCAGGTTACAATAGCGCCATGGCAGAAACTGATGCCAGGTATAAGATCTATATGCATCAGGACGTTTATATAATCAATAAATATTTCCTTTTAAATATAATTGATATTTTTAATAAAGATGATTCCATAGGCATGATCGGAATGATAGGTAGCACTCACATTCCGCATTCGGCAGTTATGTGGCTTGGTGACAGAGTTGGTAACTTTAGATCATGGCCTATTGGAAACTTTGAACATGAAAGAATTACAGAAGATTCTATAATTCATGAAGTTGAGTCTATTGATGGCTTCATGATGGTCACAAGGGTAGATATGCCTTGGAGAAGTGATATCTTTGATGGGTGGGATTTCTATGATGTATCTCAATCTTTTGAGATTCGCAAGGAAGGTTATAAGATAGTTGTACCAGAGCAGTTGTCGACCTGGTGCGTTCATGATGATGGAGTTATCATGTCGCTATGGAACTATGACCGGTATAGAAGAAAGCTTATAGATAGTTATAGCAATATGATTCCTGTGGCAGGTGAACAAGATCCTGAATATAAAGCTTATCTTGAGATCATAAGAACATATAGCGATAATACCGCTGATATGCTGGGAATGCTTGGCAGCATAATAGAAAAAATAAGTGATATTATAGGAAGCCATGAGGCAGGAGCTTTTAGTACCATATGTGATGCGCTTAAAGATAAAGACAATCTTTTAAGAGCTTCTTCAAGGCTTACACAGATACAGCTATTGGGAAGCTGCGTTCACCAAGAATACGCTATGAAGCTTCCGACTTTTATAGATGATGTATCAAATATAGACGAATTTGAAGATAAACTTCTTGTGCTAAAACTTATGTTACGAAGGATAGAACTTAGTAGCCTGGTGACATCAGAAGAGGAAGTGATGGAAGCGTACGCTTTCATTTGTGATAGCCATATATCGCCATTTAGCATCCTGACTATGCTTTATTCGCACATTTCTATTTATGTCGAAAGAGAGAATATCATGCTTTCTATAGCGTCTAATATGATTGAAAAAGGAGATGTTTCAGGTGCATTTGTTGCCTTATCGCTTATACCGGATCCATCAGTAGAGACGAGACAATTATTGGATGAATTTAGGAAAACATAA
- a CDS encoding DUF4422 domain-containing protein: protein MDTRIYVCTHKKYNEISDPLYHSLHVGKAISDDLGYPCDDAGENISAKNKSYCELTGIYWLWKNISCDIIGICHYRRFFTIEKEPVNAEFIEDILCQKSYDIILPTCSSSPYASNYEHYKNKHVIKDLDTTRDVILEKYPDYVKAFDLMAHTNLASLGNMIITRKEIFDDYCAWLFDVLSEVEKRTDITDYDVFQKRIYGYLAERLLRVYIYMHPYKVYEVPVTQTTG, encoded by the coding sequence TTGGATACCAGAATATACGTATGTACTCACAAGAAATACAACGAGATATCCGATCCCTTGTACCATTCTCTGCATGTAGGTAAAGCCATAAGCGATGACCTTGGATATCCGTGCGATGATGCCGGCGAAAACATTTCTGCCAAGAATAAGTCTTACTGCGAGCTCACCGGTATATACTGGCTATGGAAAAATATCTCCTGCGACATCATAGGAATCTGCCACTACAGACGCTTTTTTACCATAGAAAAAGAGCCTGTAAATGCCGAATTCATAGAAGATATCTTGTGCCAAAAGTCATATGATATCATCCTCCCAACCTGCAGCTCTTCCCCGTACGCAAGCAATTATGAGCATTATAAGAACAAGCATGTCATAAAGGATCTCGATACTACAAGAGATGTGATCCTGGAAAAGTATCCCGACTATGTTAAGGCATTTGATCTGATGGCTCATACGAATCTGGCTTCTCTTGGCAATATGATCATCACAAGAAAAGAGATCTTCGATGATTACTGCGCATGGCTTTTTGATGTTCTGTCTGAAGTAGAAAAAAGAACTGATATAACAGATTATGATGTCTTTCAAAAGCGCATATACGGGTATCTTGCAGAAAGACTGCTACGAGTTTATATCTATATGCATCCATATAAAGTCTATGAAGTACCTGTCACACAGACCACTGGTTAA
- a CDS encoding acylneuraminate cytidylyltransferase family protein, giving the protein MHMKNIAIIPARSGSKGLPDKNIKMLSGRPLIAWSIEAAISSGVYDEVMVSTDSEKYAEIARSFGAKVPFLRSKEASSDTSSSWDAVREVLFKYQELGMNFDTFTLLQPTSPLRSSDDIKGSFAQMLDKDARTIVSVCEAEDSPYTCNTLPESMSMQDFFIEEYKNTRRQDLPKCYRLNGAIYLSKVVEFLKDGDIYANDCYAYIMDGTRSVDIDTDLDFKIAQLLIEEGMLGK; this is encoded by the coding sequence ATGCACATGAAGAACATCGCGATCATCCCCGCAAGAAGCGGATCTAAAGGTCTTCCTGATAAAAATATAAAAATGCTTAGCGGCAGGCCTCTTATTGCATGGTCTATTGAAGCTGCAATAAGTTCAGGTGTGTATGATGAAGTTATGGTATCTACAGATTCAGAGAAGTATGCTGAGATTGCAAGAAGCTTTGGTGCAAAAGTGCCTTTTTTGCGAAGCAAGGAAGCATCTTCCGATACCTCATCTTCCTGGGACGCTGTAAGAGAAGTGCTTTTTAAGTATCAGGAACTTGGAATGAATTTTGATACATTTACCCTGTTGCAGCCAACATCTCCTCTTAGAAGCTCTGATGATATCAAAGGCTCTTTTGCTCAGATGCTGGATAAGGATGCCAGGACCATAGTATCTGTATGCGAAGCAGAGGATTCACCATATACCTGCAACACTCTTCCTGAGTCTATGTCTATGCAGGATTTTTTCATAGAAGAGTACAAAAACACAAGGCGTCAGGATCTGCCTAAGTGTTATAGATTAAATGGTGCCATATATCTTTCGAAAGTTGTGGAGTTTTTGAAAGATGGTGATATATATGCAAATGATTGTTACGCCTATATCATGGACGGAACAAGATCAGTAGATATCGATACGGATCTTGATTTTAAGATCGCTCAGCTCCTTATAGAAGAAGGAATGTTGGGAAAATAG
- a CDS encoding glycosyltransferase, with amino-acid sequence MKILFYRYNSICEPSIIGALSSFNIDVHEIMEDKSGNAESAKSNIEHVQSAIESIKPDAVFSINFFPMLAKLCHIYGLIYIAQSVDCPVMELFDRSMQFDTNRIFLFDKAQYMMLRPYNPSCIFYLPLGSDPEYVAGMLKQGDPRPDLTPPGIAMVGSLYSEKNPYGEIKDKLLPHTRGFIDGLIESQKAVYGYNFIEKTLPQNIAEEIHEQNPMFTGRYEDNCIMDASKLRRFTAAHYFLEYELAQKERFETLSELSRSFKTDLYTNSDTKELTECVKEMGSNNFTIHEGVKTLTQMPIVFNNAKINLNITLRAIETGLPLRMFDICAAGGFLLTNYQEELPEYFEIGKEAEYYGSKDELIDKCSYYLTHEDERTRIAQAGLERIKKQHTWRHRVAQIITSIWE; translated from the coding sequence ATGAAAATTCTATTCTATAGGTATAATAGCATATGCGAGCCTAGTATTATAGGTGCTCTTTCAAGCTTTAATATCGATGTGCACGAGATCATGGAGGATAAAAGTGGCAATGCAGAAAGCGCAAAAAGTAATATTGAACACGTGCAGTCTGCCATAGAGTCTATTAAGCCTGATGCCGTATTTAGCATCAATTTCTTCCCTATGCTCGCAAAACTGTGCCATATCTATGGTCTTATATACATAGCTCAGAGTGTTGACTGCCCTGTCATGGAGCTTTTTGATAGGTCCATGCAATTTGATACCAACAGGATTTTCCTTTTTGACAAAGCTCAGTATATGATGCTAAGACCCTATAATCCGAGCTGTATCTTCTATCTTCCGCTTGGAAGCGATCCTGAATATGTTGCCGGAATGCTTAAGCAGGGAGATCCGCGTCCTGACCTTACCCCTCCCGGTATCGCCATGGTAGGTTCTTTATATTCAGAAAAAAATCCTTATGGTGAAATAAAAGATAAGCTCCTCCCACATACGAGAGGCTTTATTGACGGCCTTATTGAAAGTCAGAAGGCTGTATATGGTTATAATTTCATCGAAAAAACTCTCCCGCAAAATATTGCAGAAGAGATTCATGAGCAAAATCCTATGTTTACCGGAAGGTATGAAGATAACTGCATTATGGACGCCTCAAAGCTCAGGCGCTTTACTGCTGCCCACTACTTTTTAGAATATGAGCTTGCGCAAAAAGAAAGATTTGAGACCTTATCAGAACTGTCGCGAAGCTTTAAAACAGATCTATATACCAATTCTGATACCAAAGAACTTACTGAATGTGTTAAAGAAATGGGTAGCAATAACTTTACTATTCATGAAGGCGTTAAGACTCTGACCCAGATGCCTATCGTATTTAATAATGCCAAAATAAACCTTAACATTACACTTCGGGCTATAGAAACAGGGCTTCCTCTTCGCATGTTTGATATCTGCGCAGCTGGTGGGTTCCTTCTTACTAATTATCAGGAAGAACTTCCTGAATACTTCGAGATTGGTAAGGAAGCAGAATACTATGGAAGTAAAGATGAACTTATAGATAAGTGCTCGTACTACCTTACTCACGAAGATGAAAGAACTCGTATCGCACAGGCAGGCCTTGAAAGAATCAAAAAGCAACACACCTGGAGACACCGCGTGGCACAGATCATAACAAGTATCTGGGAATAA